One window of the Rhipicephalus sanguineus isolate Rsan-2018 chromosome 2, BIME_Rsan_1.4, whole genome shotgun sequence genome contains the following:
- the LOC125757398 gene encoding sterile alpha motif domain-containing protein 1-like — MMGATKATLPALNLTTPVASTSCGSAQGVAEAKEDLSRPSGVKDGDHPAYSRSCPSWKKEKEIIGLKVKFNLSFQEARKRFSLHNQSSPSYADVSRRGAAPHLPAPARVTRSVTAVAPSAPPAGVACAAPSPPKEGQQTPEPAGPKAAASAVRPKAAANVPAVQAPSTTSEEQGFLPPQQQQYGPPW; from the exons ATGATGGGAGCGACCAAGGCTACCCTGCCTGCATTGAACCTGACCACACCAGTGGCTTCTACAAGCTGCGGCAGCGCTCAAGGCGTCGCAGAGGCCAAGGAGGACCTTTCGAGACCCAGTGGGGTCAAAGACG GGGACCACCCAGCCTACTCACGATCATGCCCCtcgtggaagaaagagaaagaaataataggACTGAAGGTCAAATTCAACCTATCGTTCCAAGAGGCTCGCAAACGTTTCTCCCTCCACAACCAGTCTAGTCCCTCCTACGCCGATGTGTCACGCCGGGGCGCCGCGCCACATCTTCCAGCGCCCGCAAGAGTTACACGGAGTGTGACTGCGGTCGCGCCATCAGCGCCCCCGGCTGGAGTAGCCTGTGCTGCTCCGTCACCTCCCAAAGAGGGCCAGCAGACTCCCGAGCCTGCCGGACCCAAGGCCGCTGCAAGCGCAGTCAGGCCCAAAGCCGCCGCGAACGTGCCTGCTGTGCAGGCACCATCCACCACCTCTgaagag